The Toxoplasma gondii ME49 chromosome XII, whole genome shotgun sequence genome includes a region encoding these proteins:
- a CDS encoding diaminopimelate decarboxylase (encoded by transcript TGME49_278740~Predicted trans-membrane domain (TMHMM2.0):660-680) — translation MARTAAATDKGVSAVDPCQGSQAACLPPVQPLHSGLCGLSEAPPRAVCLSRHSLSVERDALSLTELRLPPLLPLPKTQVLLTSDPATPLSSDFPEAEFASVNPSSACSPNTPPGQNSSSFSPMACFFRQQATIHPTPFYLYDETRIRENCRRLLAAFSWASEPFSTSSQSALENAPRSPRESLENRLGVCSSYSAAAGFTNYFAVKATPTPAILEILREEGLGADCSSLAELLLAEAAGFRGERIFFTSNETPLEEFLKARDLGAIINLDDASHLDFLHEKFGGALPSILCFRFNPSAESRQSTSQSNPVIMGHPKESKFGMTKTQLFHCLSRARSWGVRRFALHTMILSNCLSVDEVVETARLILTVAAEINERLGITIEMINLGGGLGVPYHPEEKDLNLHEVSARIRTWYKCTLALKGLAGTRLVTENGRFITADAGVLVTRVIHHKKTYKRFIGVDACMAHLMRPGMYGAYHHISVVPDRDHDDPRLPSRRNLFLSPEDGEEADDVSDDEIYDVVGGLCENNDKFAIDRPLPRVDIGDILLIHDVGAHGHSMCFNYNGRLRCAEYLRRLNGEVVMIRRAETLKDLFATIQEPSLPCGLALLVTTRRYEVSTSAVSLPLLPHCFFWRLASSLSPPWWSFQWATQMSSSTLLLWSRSCFLTSLGAAVVLATLSCLFSWKIPRWR, via the exons ATGGCACGTACAGCAGCGGCAACAGATAAAGGAGTGTCAGCAGTTGATCCATGCCAAGGGTCGCAGGCAGCTTGCCTACCACCAGTTCAGCCGCTTCATTCAGGTCTTTGTGGCCTCTCTGAAGCCCCCCCCCGCGCGGTTTGTTTGTCACGTCATTCTTTGTCGGTAGAGAGAGATGCGTTATCCTTAACGGAACTGCGCCTTCCACCGCTCTTGCCCCTGCCGAAAACACAGGTGTTGCTCACTTCTGATCCGGCGACTCCTTTGTCCTCTGATTTTCCGGAGGCAGAGTTTGCATCAGTGAATCCGTCTTCTGCCTGCTCCCCAAACACTCCTCCGGGTCAAAACTCATCGAGCTTTTCCCCCATGGCTTGCTTCTTCCGGCAACAGGCAACAATTCACCCTACTCCTTTCTACTTGTATGATGAAACGCGCATTCGAGAGAACTGccggcgccttctcgccgcttTTTCGTGGGCGTCTGAGCCCTTTTCAACTTCTTCTCAGTCTGCTTTGGAGAAtgcgcctcgctctccccgCGAATCCTTGGAGAACCGGCTTGGCGTGTGTTCGTCCtactctgcagctgctggctTCACTAACTACTTCGCCGTCAAGGCAACGCCGACACCGGCAATTCTCGAGATTCTCAGAGAAGAGGGCCTTGGTGCGGACTGCAGTAGCTTGGCTGAGCTTTTGCTCGCCGAGGCTGCGGGGTTCCGAGGAGAACGTATTTTCTTCACTTCGAACGAAACGCCTCTCGAAGAATTTTTGAAAGCGCGAGACCTAGGTGCAATCATCAACCTCGACGATGCATCACATCTGGACTTCCTCCATGAGAAATTTGGAGGCGCCTTACCGTCTATTTTGTGCTTTCG TTTCAACCCTTCCGCAGAATCACGCCAGTCAACTTCTCAAAGCAATCCAGTGATTATGGGTCATCCGAAGGAGTCGAAATTTGGAATGACGAAGACACAGCTCTttcactgtctctctcgggcACGCAGCTGGGGTGTTCGTCGCTTTGCTTTGCACACCATGATTCTGTCGAACTGCCTCTCTGTGGATGAAGTTGTGGAAACGGCTCGCCTTATCCTTACCGTCGCAGCGGAGATCAACGAAAGACTAGGCATCACGATTGAGATGATAAACCTAGGAGGGGGATTAGGGGTGCCCTACCATCCTGAAGAGAAGGATCTTAACCTTCACGAGGTCTCTGCACGCATTCGGACCTGGTACAAGTGCACGCTCGCTCTCAAAGGTCTGGCTGGCACTCGACTGGTGACCGAAAACGGAAGATTTATTACAGCTGACGCGGGCGTCTTGGTTACTCGAGTCATCCATCATAAAAAGACATACAAACGATTCATCG GTGTTGATGCGTGCATGGCTCACCTAATGCGACCAGGCATGTACGGCGCCTATCACCACATCTCTGTCGTCCCCGACAGAGACCATGATGATCCGAGGCTGCCTTCGAGAAGAAATCTGTTTTTGTCACCTGAAGATGgtgaagaggcagacgacgTCAGCGACGACGAGATCTACGATGTT GTGGGTGGCCTTTGTGAGAACAACGACAAATTCGCTATCGATCGTCCCCTTCCTCGCGTAGATATAGGCGACATTCTTCTCATCCACGACGTAGGCGCACATGGGCACTCCATGTGCTTCAACTACAACGGCCGACTTAG GTGTGCTGAGTACCTCAGGCGCCTCAACGGTGAAGTTGTGATGATTCGCCGCGCTGAGACACTGAAGGACCTTTTCGCGACAATTCAAGAACCCTCCTTACCTTGCGGTTTAGCCCTGCTGGTTACTACCCGCCGCTACGAGGTTTCGACCTCTGCTGTTTCcttgccgcttcttcctcactgCTTTTTTTggcgtctcgcctcctcaCTTAGCCCCCCGTGGTGGTCCTTCCAGTGGGCAACACAGATGTCTTCGTCCACTCTGCTTCTATGGAGCAGGTCATGCTTTCTGACATCTCTTGGTGCCGCCGTCGTGCTTGCCACGTTGAGCTGTCTTTTCTCGTGGAAAATCCCACGGTGGCGTTAG
- a CDS encoding guanine nucleotide-binding protein, putative (encoded by transcript TGME49_278730), protein MACSASSDNSFLSGNQDAVPQEPPCGGTPVAEALAHSVDCTSTHLIPATEEMQTEPEVNLHTPASVLRPESSDGETRKAFEKEPLGECLWSANGEPNECSSRSVEARETAHAVVPVGDCLAEQVPSAKAEMDRGVDGEDSPPSTTTSVDSPTPHIILKKRFALVGLAEAAFRAPLASSDEEDLPAVSGKPDGASRCFDASPETTRTSRRRARPCEAGSSAPPSDTILLKDRQAGWCEGRRFLHRSSSTQQPQERPAKPRKTGNENCLRGTAWSVDGSAFLTWSEDAVVRLFATPEEDTSERAEGFVDVPALDPWTCADEGELIFDCLWFPSLDWTQPRTYSYAVTSRDHPIHLYSGIDCSLLASYSCYNHLDEVAHAYSLLFHRTKPRLFAGGISGVRIFDLERPGRQLHDILFATRRAKHGQKGIISCMDFKASGPGANKLFACGSYSQSVCVYTEDCGGRRGALPYTAPTHCLLDTATSWGGVTQVKFVGENLLVSGHRQDGVMRCWDLRKPDTPLARLGRATTQSSQKFAFDSRPLTDEDEGEITALVTGDELGQISFFSLSSWKCIYAHANAHHGDHINPAAVVAAAFHPRRSLLLTAAGSRRFHDFAASTCSSPAVSPDPSDVSDIEEKYFRGDRTNAACLSDMQQSDGRHQPLRDHSSSEVEREINSKKKRRTDCIEEDKHATESIEEGCSAKIWQWGY, encoded by the exons ATGGCgtgttctgcctcttccgATAATTCTTTCTTATCGGGCAACCAGGACGCAGTTCCGCAAGAGCCGCCCTGTGGTGGAACACCCGTGGCTGAGGCTTTGGCACATAGTGTAGATTGCACAAGCACGCATCTCATTCCCGCCACTGAGGAAATGCAAACGGAACCTGAAGTGAATCTGCATACCCCCGCCTCAGTTCTACGCCCAGAAAGCTCCGATGGAGAGACCCGGAAAGCGTTCGAGAAAGAGCCTCTTGGAGAGTGTTTATGGTCTGCAAATGGAGAGCCAAACGAATGTTCTAGTAGGAGTGTAGAGGCCCGCGaaacggcgcatgcagttgttCCTGTAGGTGACTGCCTCGCTGAGCAGGTGCCGAGCGCCAAGGCTGAAATGGACAGAGGAGTGGACGGTGAGGACTCCCCACCGTCTACAACCACGTCTGTGGACTCTCCAACTCCTCATATTATTTTGAAGAAACGCTTCGCTCTCGTAGGCCTTGCGGAGGCAGCTTTCCGCGcacctctcgcttcctcagacgaggaagacctTCCAGCCGTGTCGGGGAAACCTGATGGCGCCTCTCGGTGTTTCGACGCCTCACCGGAAACCACGAGAAcaagcaggcgaagagcgcGCCCGTGTGAAGCAGGTAGTTCAGCGCCTCCGTCGGACACCATTCTTTTgaaagacagacaggcgGGATGGTGCGAGGGGAGACGGTTTCTTCAtcgcagcagcagcactCAGCAACCGCAAGAGAGGCCAGCCAAGCCGAGGAAAACAGGCAACGAAAACTGTCTCCGAGGGACAGCCTGGAGTGTCGATGGAAGTGCATTTCTCACGTGGAGTGAGGACGCTGTTGTTCGGCTGTTCGCGACCCCAGAAGAGGATACCTCCGAAAGAGCCGAGG GCTTCGTGGACGTTCCGGCCTTGGATCCGTGGACATGTGCCGATGAAGGAGAGTTAATTTTTGACTGCCTTTGGTTCCCAAGTCTTGACTGGACGCAGCCACGGACATATTCCTACGCCGTCACCAGCCGAGACCACCCT ATTCACCTATACAGCGGAATCGATTGCTCTTTGCTCGCTTCGTACTCCTGCTACAACCACCTGGACGAAGTGGCTCACGCTTattctctgctttttcatCGCACAAAGCCACGGCTTTTCGCGGGGGGAATAAGTGGTGTGCGCATTTTCGATCTCGAGCGACCAGGGCGGCAGCTGCAT gaCATCCTGTTTGCGACAAGGCGAGCGAAGCATGGCCAGAAGGGAATCATCTCCTGTATGGATTTCAAGGCATCCGGACCAGGCGCAAACAAGCTCTTTGCCTGTGGTTCGTACAGCCAGTCTGTGTGCGTGTACACCGAAGACTGCGGCGGGCGAAGAGGCGCTCTCCCATACACTGCACCTACTCACTGTCTCCTTGACACGGCGACCTCTTGGGGAGGTGTCACCCAG GTCAAATTCGTGGGGGAAAACCTGCTTGTCAGTGGCCACCGCCAAGATGGTGTGATGCGCTGCTGGGATCTCCGCAAACCGGACACGCCGCTAGCTCGACTGGGACGCGCCACGACACAGAGCAGCCAAAAATTCGCGTTCGACTCGCGTCCTTTAACTgacgaagatgaaggagaaaTCACCGCTTTGGTCACGG GTGACGAGCTCGGTCAgatttcttttttcagtcTCTCATCGTGGAAGTGCATTTACGCGCATGCCAACGCACACCACGGCGATCACATAAACCCCGCGGCAGTCGTCGCCGCAGCGTTCCACCCGAGACGTTCTCTTTTGCTCACGGCTGCTGGAAGCAG ACGGTTCCACGACTTCGCTGCATCGACCTGCAGCAGTCCCGCTGTATCTCCAGACCCTTCAGATGTCTCTGACATTGAAGAAAAATATTTTCGTGGAGACCGAACAAACGCGGCGTGTTTGAGTGATATGCAGCAAAGCGACGGCAGGCACCAGCCGCTCAGGGATCACAGTTCGTCGGAAGTGGAGCGTGAAATCAActcaaagaaaaagagacgaacagaCTGCATCGAAGAGGACAAACACGCAACGGAATCAATTGAAGAAGGATGCTCCGCAAAGATATGGCAGTGGGGATACTAG
- a CDS encoding hypothetical protein (encoded by transcript TGME49_278720), whose protein sequence is MRVSGLTVAAPAATPGQLVAGAVTLRGLWRWKAPTQTPRTDLTCSGIFNSRLCHFVCKERESGFHPRRSLHVVRALLHAGCTSSVSASLSSRSYSTTNSSPSGPDFPTSSPSASVYASALPASSRLSFRWFWRLLPLAFPIVGFGYYWEQRRWRMYTEGLPALRSRFQGDTPFYGKLWGNTTDYFLETSFADGDLVFFSRDPRSLCFSRAVARAFSRFFLFLLAGGATNRAQHAGTGGGMFVDDIGVVYVENGQRYVVSVSAEKRGLEKIKYADKIAESFPETILVRRLRCSPAVREKLHRVIEEALCQSECPLDEGTEPPSSVCSSPHSALPQLNFRNSCVSVWSSFWTEIQRRRAASADAFRLLTAQAFWTAKRHTARLLDRRLEDLLREVESVAPANVMEQARAKTLALLSENGTEKEMDQNSEGSAAGTPERLASADERVQTPSSGKATESPENGGKTSDEAPRNPQDPADIVADLLALSGFAHQAVKRIDNVFQDGEAARPPSPAPKKRGSRLPIAEFPVAIYQAAQLLPPTPASSAWTPEDLLGIDTLFQPRDLPALSAAVTEVTEARGGEERETPEKAAKRRRSDLARQAALELASLAPQLAPILYVREEKGERNCGARKNMPGLIRQRERTGRNAAASGVTATGTQA, encoded by the coding sequence atgCGTGTATCTGGTTTAACAGTGGCTGCCCCTGCCGCCACGCCGGGGCAGCTTGTGGCTGGAGCAGTGACACTACGGGGTTTGTGGAGATGGAAAGCCCCAACCCAGACTCCACGTACCGACTTAACGTGTTCTGGCATTTTCAACTCTCGCCTTTGTCACTTCGTTTGTAAGGAGCGCGAATCCGGTTTCCATCCAAGGCGTTCTCTCCATGTGGTTCGCGCTTTGCTTCATGCGGGATGTacctcgtctgtctccgcttccctctcgtctcgTTCGTACTCGACTACAAACTCTTCACCGAGCGGACCAGATTTTCCTAcatcttcgccttctgcgtctgtttATGCGTCCGCTCTTCCTGCTTCGTcccgtctttcttttcgctggttctggcgccttctccctctggcCTTCCCGATCGTCGGCTTCGGGTACTACTGGGAGCAGCGTCGATGGCGTATGTACACCGAAGGGCTGCCGGCGCTGCGGTCGCGTTTCCAAGGTGACACGCCATTCTACGGCAAGCTTTGGGGCAACACAACAGACTATTTCCTAGAAACGAGTTTCGCAGATGGCGACctggttttcttctcccgcgatCCTCGCAGCTTGTGTTTTTCGCGCGCGGTCGCGCGTGCCTTTTCGAgatttttcctctttcttctggcgGGCGGGGCGACGAACAGAGCGCAGCACGCTGGGACGGGCGGAGGTATGTTTGTCGACGACATCGGCGTGGTGTATGTGGAAAACGGCCAGCGGTACGTCGTGAGTGTgtcggcagagaagaggggacTGGAGAAGATCAAGTACGCAGACAAAATTGCAGAGAGTTTCCCAGAAACCATTCTCGTCAGGCGTCTGCGGTGTTCCCCGGCCGTCCGCGAAAAACTCCACCGCGTCATCGAAGAGGCTCTTTGCCAGTCAGAATGCCCCTTGGATGAAGGCACAGAGCCGCCAAGTTCCGTTTGTTCGTCCCCACACTCGGCGCTGCCACAACTGAATTTCCGCAACTCCTGCGTTTCAGTGTGGAGTTCATTCTGGACCGAAATCCAGCGAAGACGGGCGGCGAGTGCGGACGCGTTTCGCCTGTTGACAGCGCAAGCGTTCTGGACGGCGAAGCGCCACACTGCGAGGTTGCTAGACAGGCGCCTTGAGGACTTGCTGCGCGAAGTCGAGAGCGTGGCGCCCGCAAACGTGATGGAACAAGCCAGAGCAAAGACGCTCGCGCTGCTTTCAGAGAACGGGACTGAGAAGGAAATGGACCAGAACTCGGAGGGGTCCGCGGCTGGAACTCCAGAAAGACTTGCTTCTGCAGACGAGCGTGTGCAAACCCCCTCGAGCGGAAAAGCCACAGAAAGCCCCGAGAACGGGGGGAAAACCTCTGACGAAGCGCCCAGAAATCCCCAGGACCCTGCCGACATCGTTGCAGATCTCCTCGCGCTGAGCGGCTTCGCGCACCAGGCTGTCAAGAGAATCGATAACGTGTTCCAAGACGGCGAGGCAGCCCGGCCTCCCTCGCCCGCTCCGAAGAAACGCGGCTCTCGACTGCCAATTGCTGAGTTTCCAGTTGCAATTTACCAAGCTGCTCAGCTGCTGCCACCGACGCCTGCTTCGTCGGCGTGGACTCCGGAGGACCTTTTGGGAATCGACACTCTGTTCCAGCCTCGCGATTTGCCGGCATTATCCGCGGCTGTCACCGAAGTTACAGAGGCCAGGGGTGGCGAGGAACGTGAGACGCCAGAAAAAGCCGCGAAGCGACGCCGCTCCGATTTAGCAAGGCAAGCGGCTCTGGAACTGGCGTCTTTGGCGCCCCAGCTGGCACCGATTTTGTATgtgcgagaggaaaagggcGAGAGGAACTGTGGAGCACGAAAAAACATGCCGGGTCTAatccgacagagagagaggaccgGCCGAAATGCAGCCGCCAGTGGAGTTACGGCGACAGGGACCCAAGCGTAG